In Sphingomonas crocodyli, the genomic window CCGACTTGCGCAGCATCTGCTCACGCACGGCAGAGTCCTCCAGATAATGGTCGAGCTTGGGATAAGCGACGAACTCATGCGGGACGCCCGCCGATGCCAACCGCGAGTCCATCAGGCGGGATTCGCCAATACGGACGTTGCGATCCTTCTCGCCGTGGAACAGCAGGACCGGTGCCTTGATCCGATCGGCATGACGTGCGGGCGACCCTTCGGCAATATGCGGGCCGCTACCGATATAATCGGAAACGATGCGGAAGTTGGTCCAGTTGCGGCTTTCTTCCTTCAACTCGTTAAGGTCGGTCACGGGCGCGACCGCGACCACGGCCTTGAACAAGCCCGGTTCGGTGACGGCCGACTGAAGCGCGGCATAGCCGCCATAGGACCAGCCGAAGATCGCAACCTTGCCGGGATCGGCGATCCCCTGACCGATCAAATAACGGCCGGCATCGTTGACGTCGCCGATCGCGACCTTCCACGATTGGAAACCGTTCTTTTGAAACCAGGCGTCGCCATAGCCGCTCGATCCGCGAAACTGCGGCTGGATGACCGCATAACCGCGTGCGACGAAGAAGGCCGACAGCCAGTCGAAACCCCAATAGTCGCGTGACGACGGGCCGCCATGCGGCATGACGATGGCGGGCACCTTCTTGCCCTCCATGCCCACCGGGATCTGGAGATAAGCGGGGATCATCGTCCCATCCGCCGCCTTGTAGCTGATCGACTTCATCTCCGCGATCGCCCTGCCCGTGAGTTGCGGCCGGACATCGAGCACCTTGGCCAGCTGACGGCTGGGCCGATCGAACAGATAATAGGCACCCGGATCGGTATCGTTGCCGCCGAACAACAACAGCCGGCTCTCGTCCCGGCTGGCGTCGACTACGCTCAGCGATTTGCCCGGCACGGCCTTTTCCAGCGAAATGCGCAACTTCTCGATAGCCGGGTCGATATAATGAACGCTGGTCTTGTCGGTCGTATAGCTGACCCCGACGACTCGACGCTGCCGACCGACGTAGCGGAAACCGCCGACATCGACATCGGGATGGGCGTAGATCAGCGTCGCCTTGTCCGATCCGTCGAGCGGCATTTCGTAGGCGGCCCAGCGGCCGTCCTTCTTCATCATGCCATAAACGACATCGCGTTCCGCATCGACCGAATAGGGATTGAAGCCGGTGTCTTTGACGCTGTCGAACTGGCCGAAGGGGATCCAGTTACGCTGGCCCTTCATGCGGAAGAAATAGTTGATGATGCCGCTGGCCTGCCCGGTTTCGCCGCGAATATGCTGATAACCCGCGATGCGGACGACGCCTTTACCATCGCTTATATATTCGACCGCCCCGTCGCGGGCGGGTTCGACCCGCTGGCTCGACAGTGTGGACGTGTTGATCCGATCCACGCCCAGCCCTTCGGCCTTTTTCTCGATCAGCGATCCGATCTTGGCCTGCGGCACATAATTGCGCGTCATCAGCACCATGCCGTCTTCATCGGGCAGCCAATCGACGACATCGCCACCGCCCAGCGACTGATAGAGCGAGTTTGCGTTTTCACGGTTGCTGAGCATCTTCGGATTGCCGCCACCGACATCGACCGCGAAGGTACGCGTGAAGGGCAGGATTTCCAGATAGGCCTTATCGATCACGCCATAGACTGTGCATACGAGCCGCGTGTTCGATACCCAATTGCACCTCTGGAGCCGATCCGGATCGCCGCTGTCGGCCAGCGCGCGCTTGGCAGGTTCGGTCGAATCGAGATCGATGGTGTAAAGCGCAGACCCCGCGCCAACTGTGGGCACGATATAGGCGATCTTCCTGCCATCCGGCGACAGGCTGAGGTTCGATATCGCCTCACGCGCACCAAAGACCTTGGCCGCATCGAAATCGGCCGACTGCGCCAGCGCCGCACCCGACACGATGGCGAGCGCGGCAGCGCCCGCCGGGAAAATCGCGATCATGGAAGTGCCCGTAATATTCCCCGCACCCTTCATGGAAAAAGCGGCAGCGGGTGTGCAAGGACAATTCGCACCACTTCGCCCCCTTTCACCCGTCACATCGCATCGCTATTTGCGCGGCATGACAGACTATCGCCAGCCAGCCGAATGGGCGCCGCATGACAGCGTCTGGATCGGCTTTCCGAGCCATCCCGAACTTTGGGAAGACGACCTTGAGCCCGCGCGGGGCGAGGTGATCGCCTTCGCGCGCGCCGTCCATGCGGGCGGCAAGGGCGAGCGGGTCGTGCTGGTCACGGCCGATGAGGCCTCGGCCGATCGCGCGCGCGAACTGGCGGGCGATGCGGCGGACGTGATCGTCGAACCGTTCGGCGACATCTGGTTGCGCGACACCGCGCCGATCATCGTCACGGGCGCCGCCGGGCGCGCGGCGACCGATTTCGGCTTCAACTGGTGGGGCGGGAAATATGCACTGGAGGGCGACGAGAGCATCGGCGCCCGTCTGGCGGCGCGCACCGGCTGGCCCGTGCGCAAGGGCGACTGGGTGTTCGAAGGCGGCGCGATCGACGTCGACGGCACCGGCCTGGGCGTGACGACCGAGCAGTGCCTGCTCAACGTCAATCGCAACCCCAATATGGGCGTCGCGGATATCGAAAAGCGCCTGAAGGCCGATCTGGGCATCGATCGGCTACTGTGGCTGGGCGATGGCCTGGCCAACGACCATACCGACGGCCATGTCGACAATCTCGCGCGCTTCGTGGGCGAAGGGCGGATCGCGATCCCGACGCCGGCCGATGCCGACGATCCCAATGCCGCGATCTATGAGGATGCCGCCGGCCGCGCCGACGCTTTCGGGCTGGAGGTCGTATCGATCCCCTCGCCGGGCGAAGTCCTGCGCGACGGGGAAGTGATCCCGGCGAGCTACATGAACTTCTACATCGGCAATGCCACCGTCGTCGTGCCGCTCTACGGCGCGGAGAATGACGAGGCGGCGGTGGCGGCGATCGCGGCGATCTTCCCCGACCGCGACGTCGTCGGCTTCCGCGCCGACCACATATTAACCGGAGGCGGCAGCTTCCATTGCATCAGTCAGCAGGTGCCCGCAGCATGAGCAAGATCAAGGTAGCCGCGCTCCAACTCGCGCTGTCCGACGATATCGACGCGAACATTGCCGAGGTGAGCAAGCTCGTCCGTGAGGCGGCGGGCAAGGGCGCGCAGGTGATCCTGCCGCCCGAATTGTTCGAAGGCCATTATTTCTGCCGCGTCGAGGATGAAGGCCTGTTCGCGCGCGCCAAGCCGACCGCCGAGCATAAGGCGGTGCTGGCGATGCAGACGCTGGCGAGCGAGCTGAAGGTCCATATCCCCACCAGCTTCTTCGAAGCCGATGGCCCGCACCATTATAACAGCCTCGCGATGATCGATCCCGAAGGCAAGGTCGCGGGCGTCTATCGCAAGACGCACATTCCCGACGGGCCGGGTTATGAGGAGAAGTTCTACTTCCGCCCCGGCAATACCGGTTTCAAGGTGTGGCCGGCCGAGGGCACGACCGTGGGCGTCGGCATCTGCTGGGACCAATGGTATCCGGAGACGGCGCGCGCGATGATGCTGATGGGCGCCGAGGTTTTGTTCTACCCGACCGCGATCGGCAACGAGCCGCATGATCCCGATCTCGACACCAGCCGGCTGTGGCGGCGCGCGATGATCGGCCATGCGGTGTCGAACGTGGTGCCCGTCGTGGCCAGCAACCGGATCGGCACCGAGACCGGCCCCGACGGCGGCAGCGCGCATTTCTACGGCCACAGCTTCATCTGCGACGAGCGCGGCGACATGCTGGCCGAATTCGGCGCGACCGAGACGGGCGTTCTGGTGGCCGAACTCGACATCACGCTGGCCAAACGCCACCGCGCCGCCTTCGGCTTCTTCCGCGATCGCCGCCCCGAACTTTACGGGCGACTGACGCAGGACATCTGATAGGATCGCACCCGTAACAAGGGAGACTGCCATGACCGTTTCGCGCTTTTACGAGATGAACGCCAAGCCCGGCATGGCCGCCGAGATGGAAGCCTCGCTCTATGCGCTGGCCGATGCGGTGCGGAAGATCGACGGGTGCGAGGGCGTCGAGATGCTGCGCGACACCGGCAATGAAGGCCGTTTCCTGTTCAACGAGAAGTGGGCCTCGATCGAGCATCACAAGGGCGCGAGCGGCCAGCTGCCCAAGGACGTCTTCGGCCCGCTGATGGCCGCAATGGATGGCCCGCCGGTGGGCGCCTATTTCGATTATCTGAAGGTTATCTGAGCGTCCTTCGACGGACGGGCTTCGACTTCGCTCAGCCCTGCTCAGGATGAGGGGTGAAAAGCAAATCCGCTCATCCTGAGTAGCCGCTGAGCATGGCGAAGCGGCGTATCGAAGGACGCCCCGTCAATCGTATTGCGATCCGTCGAGCTCCAGCCCGCGGCGGCCGCCGTGGATCGTGTCGCTGGGGGCGTGGGGTGGTTCGATCTCGGGGGCTTCGATGACCTCGAGCGCGCCTTCCCACTTGGCCACGACCACGCTCGCCACCGCATTGCCGACGACGTTGGTGGCCGAACGGCCCATATCGAGGAAGTGATCGACCGCGAGGATCAGGAGGAGCCCCGCCTCCGGAATCTTGAAGAAGGCCAAGGTCGAGGCGATCACGACCAGGCTGGCACGCGGCACGCCCGCCACGCCCTTTGACGTGACCATCAGGATCAGCAGCATCGTCACCTGCTGCCCAAGGCTCAGATCGATGCCGTAGGACTGCGCGATGAAGACGGTCGCGAAGGTGCAATAGAGCATCGTCCCATCAAGGTTGAACGAATAGCCGAGCGGCAGGACGAAGCTGGCGATCCGGCGCGGCACGCCGAACCGATCGAGCGCCTCCAGCGTGCGCGGAAAAGCCGCCTCCGACGAGGCGGTGGTGAAGGCGAGCAGGATCGGTTCGCGGATGTAGCGCACCAGCAACTTCGCGCGCCCGCCCGCGACCAGGAAGCAGG contains:
- a CDS encoding alpha/beta hydrolase family protein, producing the protein MIAIFPAGAAALAIVSGAALAQSADFDAAKVFGAREAISNLSLSPDGRKIAYIVPTVGAGSALYTIDLDSTEPAKRALADSGDPDRLQRCNWVSNTRLVCTVYGVIDKAYLEILPFTRTFAVDVGGGNPKMLSNRENANSLYQSLGGGDVVDWLPDEDGMVLMTRNYVPQAKIGSLIEKKAEGLGVDRINTSTLSSQRVEPARDGAVEYISDGKGVVRIAGYQHIRGETGQASGIINYFFRMKGQRNWIPFGQFDSVKDTGFNPYSVDAERDVVYGMMKKDGRWAAYEMPLDGSDKATLIYAHPDVDVGGFRYVGRQRRVVGVSYTTDKTSVHYIDPAIEKLRISLEKAVPGKSLSVVDASRDESRLLLFGGNDTDPGAYYLFDRPSRQLAKVLDVRPQLTGRAIAEMKSISYKAADGTMIPAYLQIPVGMEGKKVPAIVMPHGGPSSRDYWGFDWLSAFFVARGYAVIQPQFRGSSGYGDAWFQKNGFQSWKVAIGDVNDAGRYLIGQGIADPGKVAIFGWSYGGYAALQSAVTEPGLFKAVVAVAPVTDLNELKEESRNWTNFRIVSDYIGSGPHIAEGSPARHADRIKAPVLLFHGEKDRNVRIGESRLMDSRLASAGVPHEFVAYPKLDHYLEDSAVREQMLRKSDEFIRKAMGM
- a CDS encoding agmatine deiminase family protein translates to MTDYRQPAEWAPHDSVWIGFPSHPELWEDDLEPARGEVIAFARAVHAGGKGERVVLVTADEASADRARELAGDAADVIVEPFGDIWLRDTAPIIVTGAAGRAATDFGFNWWGGKYALEGDESIGARLAARTGWPVRKGDWVFEGGAIDVDGTGLGVTTEQCLLNVNRNPNMGVADIEKRLKADLGIDRLLWLGDGLANDHTDGHVDNLARFVGEGRIAIPTPADADDPNAAIYEDAAGRADAFGLEVVSIPSPGEVLRDGEVIPASYMNFYIGNATVVVPLYGAENDEAAVAAIAAIFPDRDVVGFRADHILTGGGSFHCISQQVPAA
- the aguB gene encoding N-carbamoylputrescine amidase; translated protein: MSKIKVAALQLALSDDIDANIAEVSKLVREAAGKGAQVILPPELFEGHYFCRVEDEGLFARAKPTAEHKAVLAMQTLASELKVHIPTSFFEADGPHHYNSLAMIDPEGKVAGVYRKTHIPDGPGYEEKFYFRPGNTGFKVWPAEGTTVGVGICWDQWYPETARAMMLMGAEVLFYPTAIGNEPHDPDLDTSRLWRRAMIGHAVSNVVPVVASNRIGTETGPDGGSAHFYGHSFICDERGDMLAEFGATETGVLVAELDITLAKRHRAAFGFFRDRRPELYGRLTQDI
- a CDS encoding putative quinol monooxygenase, with amino-acid sequence MTVSRFYEMNAKPGMAAEMEASLYALADAVRKIDGCEGVEMLRDTGNEGRFLFNEKWASIEHHKGASGQLPKDVFGPLMAAMDGPPVGAYFDYLKVI